Proteins encoded in a region of the uncultured Paludibaculum sp. genome:
- a CDS encoding methyl-accepting chemotaxis protein: MSQVVHRSEVALGIDSAAPQWILDLTEVVEDLRGINRVTEADFLAVGGKLMGFLSSARGIRADISELATCIAGDAGERLCGALSTVLSRSIEMKGCVEETARTLDSIRLSADKMHQCFSRFDEIVLSFQVVATLGRIETARIGGSHLGLGHFADEVRSYSESIRKCVEHALGEAAELECYIGRAIQHISEGDSQQLAAIPSLVGAIEEVLGAFRLRQQEASATSLRLADEFTALSETINGLVEALQFHDITRQQVEHVIESLEDLLNDARHSVPTACPLPEVVAVVDLQRQQLLGAAKTFESSVQRVNRELKQVAALGHKMVAETRTLLGLVTEDQQSSFFPKMERAFAGVLSAIASCCVANDDTVRTQAELRHTISGLQGCLDDLRVIWRRINRLAINATIEAVHLGPAGEPLSVVAGSMQTLYLNAEKRSGETEDSLANLRSAVMSIVLGSNDGPAASEPSANASIVDELKARVDELHASSERSVAYSKRIGAVSATLYSDVRSASEGFAVGDLVAETLDRTCGTLQRITAASDIDAVHAARGLEHLAAQYTMLAEREVHERATATVFPAPSNEEMNRRAATAPPGDLGDGVELF, from the coding sequence ATGAGCCAGGTGGTTCACCGTTCCGAGGTCGCTCTGGGTATTGACTCGGCTGCACCTCAGTGGATTCTGGACCTCACCGAGGTGGTAGAGGACCTTCGAGGCATAAACCGCGTGACGGAGGCTGACTTCCTGGCTGTCGGGGGAAAGTTGATGGGTTTCCTCTCCTCGGCGCGCGGTATCCGGGCGGATATCAGTGAACTCGCTACCTGCATCGCAGGAGACGCAGGAGAGCGCCTCTGCGGTGCACTGTCGACCGTTCTCTCGCGCTCTATCGAAATGAAAGGGTGCGTCGAGGAAACTGCTCGCACATTGGACAGCATTCGCCTCAGCGCCGACAAGATGCACCAATGCTTCTCCCGATTCGACGAGATCGTCCTGTCTTTTCAGGTGGTCGCCACCTTGGGACGCATCGAGACGGCTCGGATCGGCGGTTCTCATTTGGGCTTGGGCCATTTCGCCGATGAGGTTCGATCCTACAGCGAGAGCATACGGAAATGTGTGGAGCACGCGTTGGGCGAGGCCGCCGAGCTGGAATGCTACATCGGGCGGGCTATTCAACACATCTCTGAGGGGGATAGCCAGCAGCTAGCGGCGATCCCTTCCTTGGTTGGTGCGATTGAGGAGGTATTGGGGGCCTTTCGTCTGCGGCAGCAAGAGGCGAGTGCAACGTCCTTACGGTTGGCTGACGAGTTCACGGCCCTTTCCGAGACGATCAATGGCTTGGTGGAAGCACTCCAGTTCCATGACATTACGCGTCAGCAAGTTGAGCACGTCATCGAGTCGTTGGAAGATCTCCTCAATGATGCCCGTCATAGCGTACCGACAGCGTGTCCTTTGCCGGAGGTTGTGGCCGTTGTGGACTTGCAGCGTCAGCAGTTGCTTGGCGCCGCAAAGACGTTTGAGTCGTCAGTCCAGCGGGTCAATAGAGAACTGAAGCAGGTCGCCGCACTCGGTCACAAAATGGTAGCGGAGACGAGGACTCTGCTGGGCCTAGTGACGGAGGACCAACAGAGTTCCTTCTTTCCAAAGATGGAACGCGCTTTCGCTGGTGTTCTCAGCGCGATCGCGAGTTGCTGCGTAGCCAATGACGACACGGTCCGCACCCAGGCAGAGTTGCGGCATACAATCTCCGGCTTGCAAGGATGCCTTGACGACCTTCGGGTAATTTGGCGGCGGATCAATCGGTTGGCGATTAATGCGACCATCGAGGCCGTCCATTTGGGTCCGGCAGGAGAGCCACTTAGCGTGGTGGCCGGCTCCATGCAGACACTCTACCTAAATGCCGAGAAGCGTTCGGGCGAGACGGAAGACTCGCTCGCCAATCTGAGATCCGCAGTCATGTCCATAGTGCTCGGGTCGAACGACGGACCGGCCGCGTCTGAACCGTCAGCCAACGCTTCGATCGTCGATGAACTGAAGGCCCGGGTGGACGAGTTGCATGCATCGAGCGAGCGAAGCGTGGCTTACAGCAAGCGGATTGGTGCAGTTTCCGCCACGTTATATTCCGACGTTCGATCCGCCTCGGAAGGTTTCGCGGTCGGCGACCTGGTGGCTGAAACGCTGGACCGCACTTGCGGAACGCTGCAGAGGATCACAGCCGCCTCCGACATTGACGCCGTTCATGCAGCTAGAGGACTGGAGCATCTCGCGGCACAGTACACCATGCTGGCCGAACGCGAGGTTCACGAGAGAGCCACGGCTACGGTCTTTCCGGCACCTTCGAACGAAGAGATGAACCGCCGTGCCGCCACGGCGCCGCCGGGCGATTTGGGCGATGGAGTGGAGTTGTTTTAG
- a CDS encoding response regulator, with the protein MSKVILTVDDSASVRQMVGFTLRTAAYDVAEAVDGCDALSKLTGDIHLVITDLNMPRMDGIELIRQIRTNSKHKFVPILVLTTESQVTKKQEAKSAGATGWIVKPFKPEQLLAVVGRVLG; encoded by the coding sequence ATGAGCAAAGTGATACTAACTGTTGATGATTCGGCGAGCGTCCGCCAGATGGTGGGCTTTACCTTGCGTACGGCGGCCTATGACGTTGCCGAAGCGGTTGATGGGTGTGACGCTCTCTCCAAGTTGACCGGAGATATCCACCTCGTCATTACTGATCTCAATATGCCCAGAATGGACGGGATTGAGCTGATCAGACAGATTCGCACGAACTCCAAACATAAATTCGTCCCGATCCTTGTGTTAACCACGGAATCGCAGGTGACGAAGAAGCAGGAGGCGAAATCGGCCGGGGCAACCGGGTGGATCGTCAAACCGTTCAAGCCAGAGCAGTTGTTAGCGGTTGTGGGGCGTGTGCTTGGATAA
- a CDS encoding ADOP family duplicated permease: MSWISKLRNALFARRLDDDLAAEYEDHLERRTAEWEAKGLSPADARIRALAAFGPTLAFREQSRDLRVNVFLESFLQDTFQTARTLVRQPLFSLTIVLSLGLAIGAITAIYSIMNAAMFRALPVAHPESLVTLDTPSPDLSTPGSAEGNAFSYPLFSELRQAAGARARLMLFDAPTRTDVQFGDTNAPREFASVQNVTENMFETLGIGAARGQVLSSGQENLASPQYVCVLSHDLWLRRFGADPAIVGRPVIIDERPFTVLGVAASGFTGVETGRFVDIWLPITTASRGMLTNHGARVFHLLARLAAGVSPASLQDSLQPAFLREQTERLAAGSALPPGLAERIRQTRLAVNPAPGGFSVFRHQYARPLAVLLAVALCVLLIACINVAGLLSSRYAARSGEIALRLSLGASRTRLTRRLLTEACLPVTIAIVFGAAFARFAAPFLLALASTHGRPLQLDLSHDTPILAACAAIAGVVALLCALLPALHSARTGPVLALRRAGGQTGTRLGRLFLGAQVAFAFAVLVCGTGFLTSFRNLTSVDLGFDPRGVTVIGMVNNGFHGTPTRDIQMALANQVRDRVAASAGVSNAALAWWAAFSDARRAQRIALPGRHVGETEETFYRVSEGFFETLHIPLLDGRALAIHDTDDEPVPSVVNRAFAHKYFGGTHVVGREFLRDDGVRHLIVGLAADAHFSDTHGGPEPIVYMPMKPPRTFTLYVRSNLDAVSAGQLVAREAAALGSGLHATDVVPLDLLVDRTMVREKLLAVVGVAFAAMGLVVTMVGIFGLLSYSVSQRRKEIGLRAALGATRGRLCWFASREVSTPVSAGLLLGLAGALAALRYARSLLVGVGSHDPTVIAAGLAAFLTGALLAGLLPVWHAATVDPAETLRQD; the protein is encoded by the coding sequence ATGTCGTGGATTTCGAAACTCCGGAACGCCCTCTTCGCCCGGCGCCTCGACGACGACCTAGCGGCCGAATACGAAGACCACCTCGAACGCCGCACCGCCGAGTGGGAAGCCAAGGGACTCTCCCCCGCCGACGCCCGCATCCGCGCGCTCGCCGCCTTTGGACCCACGCTCGCCTTCCGCGAACAAAGCCGCGACCTCCGCGTCAACGTCTTCCTCGAGTCCTTCCTCCAGGACACCTTCCAGACCGCGCGCACCCTCGTCCGCCAGCCGCTCTTCTCTCTCACCATCGTCCTCTCCCTCGGCCTCGCCATCGGCGCCATCACAGCGATCTACTCCATCATGAATGCGGCCATGTTCCGTGCTCTGCCTGTGGCGCACCCCGAATCCCTGGTCACCCTCGACACCCCTTCTCCGGACCTCTCCACGCCCGGCTCCGCCGAAGGCAACGCCTTCAGCTACCCCCTCTTCTCCGAACTCCGCCAGGCAGCCGGCGCCCGCGCCCGCCTGATGCTCTTCGACGCGCCTACCCGCACCGACGTCCAGTTCGGCGACACCAACGCCCCCCGCGAGTTCGCCTCCGTCCAGAACGTCACCGAGAACATGTTCGAGACCCTCGGCATCGGCGCGGCCCGCGGCCAGGTCCTCTCCAGCGGCCAGGAGAACCTCGCTTCTCCGCAGTACGTCTGCGTCCTCAGCCACGATCTCTGGCTGCGCCGCTTCGGCGCCGATCCGGCCATCGTCGGCCGGCCCGTCATCATCGACGAGCGCCCCTTCACTGTGCTTGGCGTCGCCGCCTCCGGCTTCACCGGTGTCGAAACCGGTCGCTTCGTCGACATCTGGCTGCCCATCACCACCGCCTCCCGCGGCATGCTCACCAACCACGGAGCCCGGGTCTTCCACCTCCTCGCCCGCCTCGCCGCCGGCGTCAGCCCCGCCAGCCTCCAGGACAGCCTCCAACCGGCCTTCCTCCGCGAACAGACCGAACGGCTCGCCGCCGGCTCCGCCCTGCCCCCAGGCTTGGCCGAACGGATCCGGCAAACCCGCCTCGCCGTGAACCCCGCGCCCGGCGGCTTCTCGGTCTTCCGCCATCAGTACGCCCGGCCGCTCGCCGTCCTGCTCGCCGTGGCCCTCTGCGTCCTGCTCATCGCCTGCATCAACGTCGCCGGACTCCTCTCGTCCCGCTACGCCGCGCGCTCCGGCGAAATCGCCCTGCGCCTCTCTCTGGGAGCCTCGCGCACCCGCCTCACCCGCCGCCTGCTCACCGAAGCGTGCCTGCCAGTCACCATCGCCATCGTCTTCGGTGCGGCCTTCGCCCGTTTCGCCGCGCCCTTCCTGCTCGCCCTCGCCTCTACCCACGGCCGCCCGCTGCAGTTGGATCTCTCACACGACACGCCCATCCTCGCCGCCTGCGCGGCCATCGCCGGAGTAGTGGCCCTGCTCTGCGCTCTGTTGCCCGCCCTCCACTCCGCCCGCACCGGACCCGTGTTGGCCCTGCGCCGCGCCGGCGGCCAGACCGGCACCCGCCTCGGCCGCCTCTTCCTCGGCGCCCAGGTCGCCTTCGCCTTCGCTGTCCTGGTCTGCGGCACCGGTTTCCTCACCAGCTTTCGCAATCTCACCTCCGTCGATCTCGGCTTCGACCCGCGCGGTGTCACCGTCATCGGCATGGTCAACAACGGCTTCCACGGAACCCCCACACGCGATATCCAGATGGCGCTGGCCAATCAGGTCCGCGACCGCGTCGCCGCCTCCGCCGGAGTCTCCAACGCCGCCCTCGCCTGGTGGGCCGCCTTCTCCGACGCCCGTCGCGCCCAGCGCATCGCCCTGCCCGGCCGCCACGTCGGCGAAACCGAGGAGACCTTCTACCGGGTATCCGAAGGCTTCTTCGAAACCCTCCACATCCCCCTGCTCGACGGCCGCGCCCTCGCCATCCACGACACCGACGACGAGCCCGTCCCCTCCGTCGTCAATCGCGCCTTTGCCCACAAATACTTCGGCGGCACCCACGTCGTCGGCCGCGAGTTCCTCCGCGACGACGGCGTCCGCCACCTCATCGTCGGCCTTGCCGCCGACGCCCACTTCAGCGACACCCACGGCGGGCCCGAGCCCATCGTCTACATGCCGATGAAGCCCCCGCGTACCTTCACGCTCTACGTCCGCTCCAACCTCGATGCCGTCTCCGCCGGACAACTCGTCGCCCGCGAAGCCGCCGCCCTCGGCTCCGGACTGCACGCCACCGACGTCGTCCCCCTCGACCTGCTCGTCGACCGCACCATGGTCCGCGAGAAGCTCCTCGCCGTCGTCGGAGTCGCCTTCGCCGCCATGGGCCTGGTCGTGACCATGGTTGGCATCTTCGGCCTGTTGAGCTACTCGGTCTCGCAGCGTAGGAAGGAGATCGGGCTCCGCGCCGCTCTCGGCGCAACCCGCGGCCGCCTCTGCTGGTTCGCCTCGCGCGAAGTCTCCACACCCGTCTCCGCCGGGCTCCTGCTCGGACTCGCTGGCGCCCTCGCCGCCCTCCGCTACGCCCGCTCCCTCCTGGTCGGCGTCGGCAGTCACGACCCCACCGTCATCGCTGCCGGGCTCGCCGCGTTCCTCACTGGGGCCCTGCTCGCCGGGCTCCTCCCCGTCTGGCACGCCGCCACCGTCGACCCGGCCGAAACCCTGCGCCAGGACTGA
- a CDS encoding PadR family transcriptional regulator, translated as MKPPNTAQTAIDLLVLTILSRRGPLHGYGIANAIQELSAEALKVEEGSLYPALHRMEEEGWISAEWQITANKRRARLYTIASAGLRQLQSERERWNDFRTGVTRVLRLA; from the coding sequence ATGAAACCGCCCAACACCGCGCAAACAGCCATCGATCTGCTCGTCCTTACCATCCTCAGCCGTCGCGGACCCCTCCACGGCTACGGCATCGCCAACGCCATCCAGGAGCTCTCCGCCGAGGCCCTCAAGGTCGAGGAAGGCTCGCTCTACCCCGCCCTCCATCGCATGGAAGAGGAAGGCTGGATCTCCGCCGAATGGCAGATCACCGCCAACAAGCGCCGTGCCCGCCTCTACACCATCGCCAGCGCCGGACTGCGCCAACTCCAGTCCGAACGCGAACGCTGGAACGACTTCCGCACCGGCGTCACCCGCGTCCTCCGCCTCGCCTGA